The genomic window GTGATCTATCCATTTTCCGACGCCTCGAGCTACACCACCGGGTCACTGCTGACCATCGACGGCGGGCTGGCTGTGTGACCGGCGGGCCACGATCACCGGGATCTTGGCCCTGTTGACGACCGCCGCACCGACCGATCCCAGTAACCTGCCACTGAGCCAGCCGCAGCCGTGGCTGCCGACCACCAACAGTTGCGCCCGTCCGGACGCTTCGATCAGCCAACGTGCCGGATCACCGATTTCGATTCTGCGATGGACATTCACGTCGGGATAGCGTTCGTGCCAACCTGCCAGCCGTTCGGCCAGCGTCGCCTCCTCCTCGGTCAGCTGAGCGTCCCATTCGGAGTCTTGCGGCAACAGTTTGGAGCCGCGAACCCGCGGGTCCATCCAGGCGTGTAGCGCCACCAGGCCGACGCCTCGTCGGAAAGCCTCCTCAAATGCGATAGCGGTCGCCGCTTCCGATGCCGGTGAACCGTCGATGCCCACCAACACCGGCGCCCGGGTGAGATCGCCGATCGCGGTTTCGTGGTCGTGGATCACCGCGACCGGGCAGTGCGCGTGGTGGACCATCGCCGAACTCACCGAGCCAAGAAGGCTACGGGGCAGCACGGCGCCGTGCCCCCGGTAGCCGACCACCACCATCTCCACGCCTGCCGAGAGGTCGACGAGAGTCGGCACGGTGGCCGAATGAAAAACTTTGCTGTCGATCTGCACTGGACCGCACTCACCAGCGCTCTCCTCGGCGACCTTGATGGCGGACTCGATGGAATGGCGTCCGTGCTGTTGCTTGACGCCGGTCAGCGCGGCGGCCTCGAACCACTCCGGCAGGGGGGC from Mycobacterium shigaense includes these protein-coding regions:
- a CDS encoding universal stress protein; amino-acid sequence: MWQPPRGAILVGIDGSTSALRAVRWAARNAALRKVPLALVHVDDAPLPEWFEAAALTGVKQQHGRHSIESAIKVAEESAGECGPVQIDSKVFHSATVPTLVDLSAGVEMVVVGYRGHGAVLPRSLLGSVSSAMVHHAHCPVAVIHDHETAIGDLTRAPVLVGIDGSPASEAATAIAFEEAFRRGVGLVALHAWMDPRVRGSKLLPQDSEWDAQLTEEEATLAERLAGWHERYPDVNVHRRIEIGDPARWLIEASGRAQLLVVGSHGCGWLSGRLLGSVGAAVVNRAKIPVIVARRSHSQPAVDGQQ